TCCTTTTCAAGGAGGCTGTGCGGCGCATGGTCAGTGGCGATGCAATCGATGGTACCGTCTGCGAGGGCTTCCTTCACCGCCTTCCTGTCTTCCCGACTCCTCAGCGGCGGATTCACTTTGTAGACGGTATCGAAACCGGACAGCACGTCATCGCTCAGGGTGAAGTAATGGGGAGCTGTTTCGGCCGTTACGGGGACACCCCGGGACTTGGCTTCCCGGATGAGGCGGACGGATGCCTCGGTACTCACATGGGCGATGTGAATCCGCGAACCGGTCAATTCGGCGAGCATGAGATCCCGGGCCACCATCGCCGATTCCGCGACCCAGGGAATCCCGCGCAGGCCGAGCCTCGTCGACATGGCCCCCTCGTTCATCAAGCCGCCTTCGGACAGGCTCAAGTCTTCGGCATGACTGATCACCACCAGGTCGAACCGTCGCGCATATTCCAGGGCCCGCCGCATTAGCCGGCCGTCCGTCACGGGACGGCCGTCGTCGGTCACCGCTACGGCCCCGGCAGCCCGGAGTTCCCCGAACTCCGAAAGCTCCTTCCCCCGAAGGCCCTTGCTGATGGCGCCGACGGGAAAGACGGTGCAGGACCCCGCCTGCTCAGCCCGCTTCAGGATGAATTCGGTCACCGGAGCACAGTCGTTTACGGGATTCGTATTGGGCATGCAGGCTACCGCCGCGTACCCCCCGGAAACGGCCGAAGCCGTCCCAGTGGCGATGGTTTCCTTGTATTCTTCGCCCGGTTCGCGAAGGTGAACGTGCATGTCGAAAAAACCGGGCACCAGCCAAAGCCCCGCTCCATCGACCACCCGGGTCTCCTCGATGCGTTCAGCCGGAAGATCCAGCCGCGGAGCGATCCGTTGGACTCTGCCGGCAACCACCCATACATCGGCCGTCTCATCCAAACCGGAAGCCGGATCGATAACCCGCGCCCCGCGGACAAGCACATCGAGCAGCCTGGAGGGCTCCGCCGCCAGAGCCTCGAAAACCGGCGAGAGAAAGTCCGTCATGGCTTGCGTTCACCTTTCATACGGATGGGTCCGCGGTTCCCGATGCCGCGCCTTCCCGTTGGATCAGCAGGTACAACAGGGCCATGCGAACGGCGACGCCGTTTGTCACCTGGTCCAGGATCAACGAACTAGGACCGTCGGCCACATCCGGGCTGATTTCCACCCCCCGGTTCATGGGGCCGGGATGCATAATGAGCACATCTTTTCTGGCGTGCCGGAGCTTGTCGCGATCGACTCCGTAGTAGACGGCGTACTCCCGGAGCGAAGGAAGCAGCATCTGATCCTGGCGTTCTTTCTGAAGCCGGAGTACCATGATCACGTCCGCCTCGGG
This is a stretch of genomic DNA from Desulfoglaeba alkanexedens ALDC. It encodes these proteins:
- a CDS encoding dihydroorotase, whose product is MLDVLVRGARVIDPASGLDETADVWVVAGRVQRIAPRLDLPAERIEETRVVDGAGLWLVPGFFDMHVHLREPGEEYKETIATGTASAVSGGYAAVACMPNTNPVNDCAPVTEFILKRAEQAGSCTVFPVGAISKGLRGKELSEFGELRAAGAVAVTDDGRPVTDGRLMRRALEYARRFDLVVISHAEDLSLSEGGLMNEGAMSTRLGLRGIPWVAESAMVARDLMLAELTGSRIHIAHVSTEASVRLIREAKSRGVPVTAETAPHYFTLSDDVLSGFDTVYKVNPPLRSREDRKAVKEALADGTIDCIATDHAPHSLLEKDIEFEYAASGMIGLESAFPLVCGLVHEGVLTPGGAIAALTWNPARILDVPVGRLQEGAPATFTLVDPNAEYVIDADSFQSKSRNCPFHGRRVKGRVLLTAVEGKAAFVYRKP